Proteins encoded in a region of the Elaeis guineensis isolate ETL-2024a chromosome 7, EG11, whole genome shotgun sequence genome:
- the LOC105049044 gene encoding probable aspartyl protease At4g16563 — MASPLSILLSLLFSYSLFFPLSSSASLGPVSLPLHRLSLAPHPEPFQRLAGLANASVLRASRLKNPKSAVHPTRAPLFPHSYGGYSLSLAFGTPPQNIPLLLDTGSQLTWIPCTTSYQCRRCASPANPAGPTAVFLPKSSSSARLIGCRNPKCSWIHSSELLSRCKDCPSTNNSSSSDCPVVCPPYVLIYGSGSTAGVLLSESLSLPGRTATDFAVGCSVYSDRQPAGGIAGFGRGSPSIPAQLGLKRFSYCLISRRFDDDAAESGSVVLDGARDSSADAVSFTPFLKNPSPSASGADLSAFSVYYYVGLRKITVGGKKVKIPSSMLVPGPDGSGGTIVDSGTTFTYMEPAVLEPVAAAFTDRLAGRLNRSTTVERLAGLRPCFALPAAVAAAKKLELPEMVLHFKGGAEMRLPLENYFAFAGESRKTAAVCLTVVSDSGVAGGPAIILGNFQQQNYYMVYDLERERLGFRRQSCIGS; from the coding sequence ATGGCTTCTCCACTTTctatcctcctctctctcttattcTCCTACTCactcttctttcctctttcttcctccgcCTCTCTCGGACCCGTGTCTCTCCCACTACACCGGCTCTCCCTCGCTCCCCACCCTGAGCCGTTCCAGAGGCTCGCGGGGCTCGCTAATGCCTCCGTGCTCCGCGCCTCCCGCCTCAAAAATCCCAAATCTGCCGTTCACCCCACCCGCGCCCCGCTGTTCCCTCACTCCTACGGCGGCTACTCCCTCTCGCTCGCCTTCGGTACCCCTCCCCAGAACATCCCCCTCCTCCTAGACACCGGCAGCCAACTCACCTGGATCCCCTGCACGACCTCGTACCAATGCCGCCGCTGCGCCTCCCCGGCCAATCCCGCCGGCCCCACAGCTGTTTTCCTCCCCAAGTCCTCGTCCTCCGCCCGCCTCATCGGATGCCGAAATCCCAAGTGCTCCTGGATCCACTCTTCGGAGCTCCTCTCCCGCTGCAAGGACTGCCCCTCCACTAATAATTCCTCCTCCTCCGACTGCCCCGTGGTTTGCCCGCCCTATGTCCTCATCTACGGCTCCGGTTCCACCGCTGGCGTCCTCCTCTCCGAGTCCCTCTCCCTCCCCGGCCGCACCGCCACCGACTTCGCCGTTGGCTGCTCGGTCTATTCCGACCGCCAGCCCGCCGGCGGCATCGCCGGCTTCGGCCGCGGCTCCCCCTCCATCCCCGCCCAGCTCGGCCTCAAGCGCTTCTCCTACTGCCTCATCTCCCGTCGCTTCGACGACGACGCCGCCGAGAGCGGCTCCGTCGTCCTCGACGGCGCCCGCGACTCCAGCGCCGACGCCGTCTCTTTCACCCCTTTTCTGAAAAACCCTTCCCCCTCAGCCTCCGGCGCCGACCTATCGGCTTTCTCCGTCTACTACTACGTGGGGCTCCGCAAGATCACCGTCGGCGGGAAGAAGGTCAAGATCCCGTCCTCGATGCTCGTCCCGGGGCCCGACGGCAGTGGCGGCACGATCGTGGACTCCGGCACTACCTTCACCTATATGGAGCCGGCGGTGTTGGAGCCAGTGGCGGCGGCGTTCACGGACCGGCTGGCCGGAAGGTTGAACCGGTCTACAACCGTGGAGAGGCTGGCGGGGTTGCGGCCCTGCTTCGCGCTGccggcggcggtggcggcggcgAAGAAGTTGGAGCTGCCAGAGATGGTGCTCCACTTCAAGGGCGGGGCGGAGATGCGGCTTCCGCTGGAGAACTACTTCGCCTTCGCCGGGGAGTCGCGGAAGACGGCGGCGGTGTGCCTCACCGTCGTCTCTGACAGCGGCGTCGCCGGTGGGCCGGCGATCATTTTGGGGAATTTTCAGCAGCAGAACTACTACATGGTTTACGATTTGGAGAGGGAGCGATTGGGGTTCCGGCGGCAGTCGTGTATCGGGTCGTAG